The genomic DNA TGCAGCCAATCGCCCTGCACATGGAGATCCCGCACCTCGCCGAGCGCGTCCTGGAGGTGCTTGACCTCCTGCTCCAGGGGCTCCAACTCGCCCAGGCCCCGGAATATCCGGAGCGCCGCGCGCAGGCGCCGGGTGGCCACGCGCATGTCATGCACTCCGTCCATGGTGAGCTTCCGGGTGAGGGCGTCCTCCTCATGGCGCACGTCGGCCAGGCGGCTGGTGAGCAACCGCCGCGCGGCCTCGGCCAGGCGACTGTCGGGGCCCAATCCTCTGACGGGGGTGGGGCGTGCCATGGATGGCTCTCTCTCTCCTGGAACTAACGCGTGGCCTCGTACCGGGCCGCCGCCTGCTCCAGCAGCCGCTCTGCACTGTCCGCTCCTTCCCAACCGAGCAGGCGCAGGTCCTTGTTCGCGAAGGTCACGGCGACGGAGAAGAAGTGCTCCAGCTCCTGTCGCTCGCGCGAGGACAGTTCGTGGATGTCGTTCAGATTGTCGGCGCGGGGCGCCAGGGTGGGCACGACGAGCAGCCGATCATTGCGCTCGCGCCCCCGTCCTCCCGCCTTTTTCTTCTGGTCCACCTTCAATACCCCGAGCGCGCGGCAGGGCAGGACCACGCCCGGATAGGTGGTCTGGTCCCAGTACACCATCGCGTCGAGCGGATCCCCGTCCGAGGCCCGGGTGCTGGGGATGAAGCCCCAGTCGAACGGGTAGCGCAGTCCCCGCACCAGCGGGCGAGAGAGGGTGAAGATCCCGAGCTCCGGCTCGTACTTGAGCTTCACGGTGGAGCCTCGGGGCGACTCGACCACGACATGGAAGGCGCCACCCTTGCCGCGCAAGGGAAGGCGGGTGAGATCCGCGTGCATGTCACTCAAGCGTTGGTCGCGGCC from Melittangium boletus DSM 14713 includes the following:
- a CDS encoding inorganic diphosphatase, with protein sequence MHADLTRLPLRGKGGAFHVVVESPRGSTVKLKYEPELGIFTLSRPLVRGLRYPFDWGFIPSTRASDGDPLDAMVYWDQTTYPGVVLPCRALGVLKVDQKKKAGGRGRERNDRLLVVPTLAPRADNLNDIHELSSRERQELEHFFSVAVTFANKDLRLLGWEGADSAERLLEQAAARYEATR